The following nucleotide sequence is from Melioribacteraceae bacterium.
TTCATTACTCTCGGTTTCTTTTGCCAATGAAATCTCAGATTCGATCATATCTCCTCTGGTTCTTATATCTTCTTCATTGTTATTCAATTCTTCATCCAATGATTTATGCATGCTTCTTTCTTTTCTCTCTTTGTGTGTTATGCAGACATTCGTTGTTATTCTAAAGAGCCAAGTTGAAAATTCACTTTTGAATTGGAAATTTTTTAATCCTCTAAAAACTCTTATAAAAACTTCTTGATAAATATCTTTTGCATCATCCTCATTGTTTCGGAACGACATTGCAATATTTATAACTTGACGGTCATAACGATAAACCAATTGTTCAAAAGCCAATTGATCGCCTTTTTGTGCTTGTTTAATTAATTTAAAATCTTCTTGCATAATTGTCGTCTCTTTACAATTAGACTAAGAAATTATAGAAAGGTTGTAGGGAAATATGTAGAAATTTACTGATTTTTTGTAGAGATTTGATCGCGCCATGGGCGGACAAGTTAATCAAATCTCTACGAAGTTTATTTTTGAAGCAAAATTTCCGGTATTTTAACCGCAATCACTTCACCTTTTGCACAGAGTTGCTCATCCGCAAAAAGTTCTACATCTACAATTACTTTTTTCCCTTTTACTTCACGAATCTTTCCCTTTAGAATTAGCTCGGGACCGAGTGGAGTTGGTTTTAAATAAGTTACATTCAATTGTGCAGTTACAAATCGTAACGGCGGATCTGTATCCATTTCTCTGTTTTCATGTTTGTACATTGCCGCTGCAGCAGATCCTGTTCCGTGACAATCAATAAGCGAGGCAATTAATCCGCCGTAAACAAAACCCGGAATTGCGGTATGATAATCCTTTGGTGTGAATCTGGTAACAGTTTCTTCACCATCCCAATAAGTTTTTATTTGATGACCGCGATCGTTAAGTTTACCGCAGCCGTAACAATGTGCCACGTCATCAGGATAGAAATCTTGAAATGCAAGTTTATTCATAATTTTCTTTTGTGATTAGTTGAGATAAAATTTAAGAAATTTGCTGA
It contains:
- a CDS encoding RNA polymerase sigma factor produces the protein MQEDFKLIKQAQKGDQLAFEQLVYRYDRQVINIAMSFRNNEDDAKDIYQEVFIRVFRGLKNFQFKSEFSTWLFRITTNVCITHKERKERSMHKSLDEELNNNEEDIRTRGDMIESEISLAKETESNENQKYINDALEQLPVQQKMAFTLKYFDGYKIKEIAEMMQCAEGTVKRYLFNASQKMRSQLKGVIEV
- a CDS encoding PaaI family thioesterase; amino-acid sequence: MNKLAFQDFYPDDVAHCYGCGKLNDRGHQIKTYWDGEETVTRFTPKDYHTAIPGFVYGGLIASLIDCHGTGSAAAAMYKHENREMDTDPPLRFVTAQLNVTYLKPTPLGPELILKGKIREVKGKKVIVDVELFADEQLCAKGEVIAVKIPEILLQK